The genomic interval ACAAGGACACGCGCCTGCTGCAACGCTATATCAGCGAACGCGGCAAGATCGTGCCCTCGCGCATCACCGCCGTCTCGGCCAAGAAGCAGCGTGAACTCGCGCGCGCCATCAAGCGCGCCCGTTTCCTCGCCCTGCTTCCCTATGCCGTGAAGTAAGGAGAGACGATCATGCAAGTCATCCTGCTGGAACGTGTGGCCAAGCTGGGCCAGATGGGCGAGGTCGTGAAGGTCAAGGACGGTTTCGCGCGCAACTACCTCTTGCCGCAGGGCAAGGCGCTGCGCGCCTCGGACGCCAACGTCAAGGCCTTCGAAGAGCGCAAGGCCGAACTCGCCGCCCGCAACGACGAGAGCCGCGCCGAGGCCGAGAAGATCGCCGCGAAGCTCGACGGCCAGGCCTTCGTCATCATCCGCTCGGCTTCGGATGCCGGCGCGCTCTACGGCTCGGTCACCCCGCGTGACGCCGCGGATGTCGCCAATGCCGAAGGCTTCGCGATCGAGCGCCGTCAGGTCGTCCTGACCGCCCCGATCAAGGAGCTGGGCCTGCACGAGGTCCGCGTGCACCTGCACCCGGAAGTCGACGTGACCATCAAGCTGAACGTCGCCCGCTCGGCCGAAGAGGCCGAACTGCAGGCTTCGGGCAAGTCGATCCAGGAACTGGCCGCCGAAGAGGAAGCCGCCGCGGAATTCGAGATCGCCGAGCTCTTCGACGACATCGGCTCGGCCGGCCGCGACGAGGACGAAGCCGCGAACTGATCGCGCCTTCGCCGGAACAGGAAAAACGCGCCGCGATCCGGCGCGTTTTTTCATGCCCGGACGGCAACGCCTCTTGCCCGCGGCGCGCGGCTTGCGGAACATTCCCCGGCTTGCGGGGTTGAACCGCAAAGCACCCTGCCGCCAGAGGATTTCCCGGAATGCGCCACCAGGACGACCCGCCGCCCATCACCCATACCGAGGCCGACGAGACCAGCCAGACCCGCTTCGGCCCGCGCCCGGTGCCCGAGGGTCATCGCCGCCAGTCGGGGCCGATGGAATCGCGCCGCATCCCGCCGCATGGCGATGTCTCCCCCGATGGCAGCCATCCCTGGCCCCATCCTTCGCGCGGCGCGAAATGGCTGGTCTGGGGCGGCACCGGCCTTGTCGCGGCGGCGCTGACCGCCGGCACGGTGATCGCCGCCCGGCATCTGATCGACCTGGTCTCGGAGAAGGACGGGGACCCCCGCCGTCCGGCCGCCCCGCGGGACAGGCTGCCCCCCCGCTACGCCGCGTCCGGGCGCGACATGCGCGAGCCCCCCGCCGCCCGCCGCGCCGAACGCAGCGCCGAGGCAAAGCCCGGCCGCCCGCCCCGCCCGGCCCGTCGCGCGCCGCGCCAGGGCCTGCTGCAGGAGGTCGAGGCGAATACCGCCAGCCTGACCCATGGGGTCGAGAACGTCATGCAGGCGCTGACCGCCGCCCTAACCGGTTTCCGCACCGTGGCGGGGCAGGCCGGAACCATCATGCGGGAATTCGGCGATGCCGCCACCCTCGTGCGCGAGATCATCGACCGCAAGCCGGCAGCGCCGCAGCCCCGCAGCACGCCGCGCGCCCGCCGCGACGCGCATCGCGAGGACCGCGCCGATGACCGCCATGGCACGCATATGCCGGACCTGCGCGACGATCCGCTGCTGCACGACCCGATGGAAGGCCCCGACCCCGGCGGTCCCGCCGATCACGACCCGCGCCTGCATCGGCTCTGATCCGACAGTCATTTCTCCGTTTTCCAAATACTCGAATGCCCCGGCAGTGCCGCTTGCCCGTCCGCGGAGCCCTTGCCGCCGCAGCTTCGTCCGTCGGCCACGTCGGCGGGCGAAGCCTTGCGGACCTTCCCTGAGGCCACCGGCCTGAAAGCAAAAGGCCGCCCCCGAGGGGACGGCCTTTCTCGTGGCAGTCAAAGCGAGGGATCAGGCTTGATCCAGCGCCTCGATGGCCTTTTCCAGCTCTTCCTTGGTCACCGGCTTTTCCGAAACCTTGGCGCCCTCGACGATATGGTCCACGACCTTGTCCTCGAAGATCGGCGCGCGCAGCTGCTGCTGGGCCTGCGGATTCTGCTGGATGAACTCGAAGAAGGCGCGCTCCTGGCCCGGGAACTGGCGGGCCTGGCGCAGCACGGCCTGGGTCATTTCCTGATCCGAGACGGTGATCTCGGCCTTCTGGCCGATCTCGGCCAGCAGCAGGCCCAGGCGGACGCGGCGCTCGGCAAGCTTCTTGTGCTCGTCCGTCGGTTCGATCTCGCCATGGTCATGGCCATGCTCTTCCGGGTGATCCTCGTGCCAAAGCTGGTGCGCGATCTGATGCGCCTCGGCCTCGACCAGCGATTCGGGCAGGTCGAACTGGACCAGAGCGTCCAGCTTGTCCAGCAGCGCCCGCTTCAGCACCTGACGCGAGGCGCCCTTGTATTCCGCCTCCAGCCGCTCGCGGATCTGGCCCTTTAGCGCCTCGAGGCTCTCGGCCCCGAATTTCTTCGCCAGCTCGTCGTCAAGCTCGGCGGGCTTCGGCGCCTTCACCGCCTTGACGGTGGTCTCGAAGACGGCGTCCTTGCCGGCCAGGGCCGGATGGCCGTAATCCTCGGGGAACTTCACCTCGACCTTGATCTCGTCGCCGGCCTTGGCACCGACCAGCTGGTCTTCGAAACCCGGGATGAAGCTTTTCGAGCCCAGCACCAGCGGATAGTCCTCGGCGGTGCCGCCCTCGAAGGCCTCGCCATCAACCATGCCCTTGAAGTCGATCACGATCTGATCGCCTTCCTTGGCCTTGCTGCCCTTCTTGCGGTCCTCGAATGACTGGGCGTTCTTGGCCAGGTTCTCCAGCGCCTCGTTCACCTGCTCCTCGCTGGCCTCGACCACCAGCCGCTCAAGCTCGACGCCCGACAGGTCGGCCTCGGGGATGGCCGGCAGGGCCTCGTAATTCACGGTGACGACGACATCGTCGCCCTCTTTCCAGGTCTCGCCGTTGACCATCTCGATCTTCGGCTGCACGGCGGGGCGGTCGCCGGATTTCTCCAGGTGATCGCGCAGCGCCTTGTCGATGGCCTCCTGCATGGCATCGCCCATGACGCGCTGGCCGAACTGCTTCTTCAGCAGCGCCATCGGCACCTTGCCCTTGCGGAAGCCCTTCATCTCGATCTCGGGCTGGGCCTCTTTCAGCTTCGCATCCACCTGCGCCGCCAGATCGGCCGCGGGCAGGGTGAATTCATAGCCCCGCTTCAGCCCTTCGTTCTGGGTTTCCTTGACCTGCATTTGTCTTCCTTCATTCACGAACCATCGCGCGGGTCGAGGCCGCGCGGCCCCATCGGCGCCCGGACCTGCCGTCCGGCGCCGCCGCCTGTTTCAGCGCGCTAGCTATGGGATTTCGCCCCGCATAGCAAGGACGAAGGCTGGATTCGCCGGGTCTTTGCCGGTGCGGCGGGCAAATGAAATCCGCACCACGGCGGCCCGGCATTGCGGCAAGGCCGCACCGCCACCGCGCCTTCCGCACCGACCCGGCACGGCGCCGAGGACCGGGCGCATGGACGGAGGGCATGGACGGGGGGCAGGGTCGCTCGCCTCATGGTGGAATTGATCAATTCTGCCTCGCGCGCCAGACTTGATCCGTCCAAACGGGCTGACGTTGCGTCACCTTTGGCAGGCGGCAATCCGCCGAAACGCGGTTTCCGCAGCCTGTGGTTGCACCGCTCGGGAAATCAACAGGCTGCCATTATTAGGTCAGTAAATAATACCTAACTTAAGGATATATTCCCTTCTCCGCGCGGGCGGGGCATACAGGCATCGTTGTGTAAGCGGTTGTTTGTTAACCTTGGTAAGCGGTGCTTTGGTCCTCTGTTCAGACCTGACCGGGCGGACGCGCGTTCCTGCGTCCGCCCGGCCATGAATCCGCGAAACTGCGTCGGATTTCCTCATGCCATGGTTGCAGGGCGGCTTGGCGGGCTTTGACCCGGTTCGCCTGTGGCGATTCCGCCGCCCGCAACCGCGTTCAGGCAAAACATGCAAATCCGGTCCACGGTTTGCGCCGCATGACCGTCCCGGAATGGCAAAGGCCGCCCCAGGGACGGCCTTTTCGCGACGATGCGCCGGCGTGCTTCAGCCGCGCGCGCGCACCACCTGCAGCAGCGGCATCACCTCCGACATGTCCGGGCCATGCGCCTGGCCGGTCAGGGCCTTGCGCAGCGGCATGAACAGGCCCTTGCCCTTGCGGCCGGTCGCCGCCTTCACCGCATTGGTAAACTCGCCCCAGGTCGCGTCGGTATAGGGCGGCGGCGGCAAGAGCTTCATCGCCTCGGCGATGAAATCGGCATCCTCGGGATCGACCTGCGGCTCGGCGCCGTTCGAGAAGATCTCCCACCAGCCGGCCAGATCGTCCAGCCTGGTCATGTTCTGCGAGGCGACGCGCCAGAACCGCTCGGCCAGCTCGTCCGGCACGCCAAGCGCGGCGATGCGATCCCTGACCTCGGCGAAGGGACGCGCCTGGTTGGCTTCGCGCGTCAGCGGCCAGAGGTCCTCGGCGTCGAACTTGGTGGGCGAGGCGCCGAACTGGCTCAGCTCGAACCCTTCGGCCAGCTCGTCCAGCGACATCCTCAGCTCGACCGGCTGCGACGAGCCCAGCCGCGCCATCAGCGACAGCAGCGCCTCGGGGGCCACGCCGCTTTCGCGCAGGTCCTTGATGGACAGCGTGCCGAGGCGCTTCGACAGCTCCTCGCCCTGCGCGCCGGTCAGCAGGCTGTGATGGGCAAAGGCCGGCGGCTCGGACCCCAGCGCGCGGATGATCTGGATCTGCGTCGCGGTATTGGTCACATGGTCGGCGCCGCGCACGATATGGGTCACGCCCATCTCTGCGTCATCGACCGAACTCGCGAAGGTGTAAAGCACCTGCCCGTCGGCGCGGATCAGCACCGGATCCGAGACCGAGGCCGCATCGATGGAGATCTCGCCCAGGATGCCGTCCGGCCACTCGATCCGCTCCTGGTCCAGCAGGAAGCGCCAGTAGCCGTCGCGGCCCTCGGCGCGCAGCCGGTCCTTGTCCTCGGCCGAAAGCTTCAGCCCGGCGCGGTCATAGACCGGCGGCTTGCCCATGTTGAGCTGCTTCTTGCGCTTCAGGTCCAGCTCAGTCGGGGTCTCGAACACCTCGTAGAGCCGGCCGGCCTGGCGCAGGCCCTGCGCCGCCTCGGCATAGCGGTCCAGGCGGTCCGACTGCCGCTCGATCCGGTCCCATTGCAGACCCAGCCATTCCAGGTCGCGCTGGATGCCGTCGGCATATTCCTGCTTCGACCGCTCGCGGTCGGTATCGTCCAGCCGCAGGATGAACGTACCGCCCGCCTTGCGCGCGATCAGATAGTTCATCAGCGCCGTGCGCAGGTTGCCGACATGGATGTGGCCGGTGGGCGAAGGGGCGAAACGGGTGGTGGTCATGGGTGTCTCCTGTCGGCTTCGCTCTTTCACAAACGGCGGTTTTTGTCCATATCGGGACCAAAGACGAGGTTAGCCGATGCTTGACTGGAAAGACGCCGAGGCCCCCGACGCGGCCATGATCGAGGAACTGGCGCGCGAGGCCATCGCCGGGCTGCCGCCGGAATTCGCCGGACCCGCCGCGCAGGTCGTGCTGCGCATCGAGGATTTCGCCAGCGAGGAATTCCTCGACGAGCTGGAGATCGACGACCCGCTGGAACTGACCGGGCTTTACGACGGCGTGCCGATGACCGAGAAATCCGCCAGCGAGCCCCAGCATTTCCCCGACACGGTCTGGCTGTTCCGCCGCGCCATCCTGGACGAATGGGCCTCGCGCGGGGACGTGACGCTGGGCGCGCTAGTCGCGCATGTCGTGGTCCATGAATTCGCCCATCATTTCGGCTGGTCCGACGACGATATCGCCGCCATAGACCGGTGGTGGGAATGATGGAGCAGGCGCCGATCCTCACCATCACCCTGAACCCCGCCCTTGACGTCACCACCGCCGCCGAACGCGTGGTGCCCGACATCAAGCTGCGCTGCGCGGCGCCGCGTTTCGATCCGGGCGGCGGCGGCATCAATGTCAGCCGGGCGATCCGCGCCATGGGCGGCGACAGCACCGCGCTGGTCGCGCTTGGCGGCGCCACCGGCCAGCGCATCGCCGGGCTGCTGGAGGAAACCGGCGTCCCGCTTGTCACCCTGCCCGCCCCGGGCGAGACGCGGCAGTCCCTGACCGTGGACGACCGCACCATCCGCCAGCAATACCGCTTCGTCATGCCCGGCCCGGAATGGTCCGAAGCCGATGTCGAGGCCGCGCTGGAGGCCGCCGCCGGCGCCGCCGAGCCCGGCGCGCTGGTGGTGCTGTCGGGCTCGAACCCGCCGGGCGTGCCGGCGGGCTTTGCCGCCCTGCTGGCCGAGCGGCTGCGCGGCAGCGGCGCACGGCTGATTGTCGACACCTCGGGCAAGGCGCTGGCCGAGGTCGCCGCCGCCAGCGACCGAAGGGTCGAGATCCTGCGCATGGACGACGAGGAGGCCGAGGGACTCGCCGGCCGGCCCCTGCCCTATCGCGCCGACACCGCCGATTTCGCGGCCAGCCTGGTCGCCTCGGGCGCCGCGCATGGGGTGATCGTGGCACGCGGCCGCGACGGCAACATCATCGCCACCGACAAGGGCATCTGGCATGCCGAGGCGGCGCGGGTGCAGGTGGTCAGCAAGGTCGGCGCAGGCGACAGTTTCCTGGCCGGCTTCACGCTGGGCCATGCCCGCGGCTGGCCGGTCTGCGACGCGCTGGGGCTGGCGGCGGCCGCCGCCTCGGCCACGGTGCTGACGCCGGCGACCGAACTCTGCCGGGGCGAGGATGTCGAGCGGCTGTTCGCCGCCCGCGTGGTGACGCAAATGCGCGGCGGCACGGCCGCCTGAATAGGGCCGAGGCCCTAGGCGCGCCCGTCCATGCGCACGAAGTCCAGCACGCTGCCCTGCGCCGGGCCCAGCTCGGACCAGTCGTCGATCTGGAAATCGACCACCAGCGTCGCCGCGGTCGGATAGCGGCGGAAATCCGGGTCCAGCGGGGCGCGCGCCGGCAGCATGGCGGCGAATTCGGCGATGCCGGGATTGTGCCCGATCATCATCACCGTCGGCGCCGAGGCGCTGCGCAGGATCTCCAGCATCTTTTCCGGCGCGGCGTGGTAAAGGCCCGGCTCGTAACGGATATGCGGCCGCACCTCCAGGGGCGCCATGGCGATGCCGGCCCAGGTCTCGCGCGTGCGTTCGGCGGTCGAGCACAGCACTTCCTCGGGCTCGTAGCCCCGGCTGGCCAGCCAGTCGCCCAGCTCGCGCGCCGAGCGGCGGCCGCGGGCGTTCAGCGGGCGGTCGTGATCCGGTTGCGCCGGATCGTCCCAGGACGATTTGGCATGACGGGTCAGGATCAGACGGCAGTGTCCGAGAGGGGTCATCGAATTGCCTTTTCGGCCATACGGTTAAGATTGGGCAGCGGGTCCGAGGAGCCTGCCACAGCTTCCGCCGCGCGGGCAAGCCCTGTCTTCGCCCCCGCCCGCCCGGGGTCCTACAGCCCGCTGTCGCCCTGGCGCAACCCGCGCGGCTTGACCCGCGGCTCGGTCGAGCGGATCAGCGAGCCGGCGCCATGTTCGGTGAACAGCTCCAGCAGGCAGGCATTCGGCACCCGCCCGTCCAGGATCACCACGGCGCGCACGCCCTCCTCCAGCGCCTTCAGCGCCGTCTCGGTCTTGGGGATCATGCCGCCGGCGATGGTGCCGTCGGCGATCATCGCCCGCACCTGGTCGGGATGCATCGCCGTCACCACCTCGCCCGAAGCGTCCTTGACGCCCGAGACATCGGTCAGCAGCAGCAGCCGGTCGGCCCGGAGCGCGCCGGCGATTGCACCGGCGGCGGTGTCGCCGTTGACGTTGAAGGTCTCGTTATCCTCCATGCCCGTGGCCACCGGGGCGATGACCGGGATCAGCCCGGCATTGTAGAGGTCGCGGATGATCTGCACGTTCATCTCGACCGGGCGGCCGACGAAGCCCAGCTCCGGGTCGTCCGGCTCGCAGACCATCAGGTCGTCATCCTTGCCGGAAATGCCGACCGCGCGGCCGCCGGCGTCGTTGATCGCCTGCACGATCCGCTTGTTGACCAGGCCGGACAGCACCATCTCGACCACCTCGACCGTCTCGCGGGTGGTGACGCGCTTGCCGCGCACGAAACGGCTTTCGATGCCCAGCTTGCCCAGCAGGTCGTTGATCATCGGGCCGCCGCCATGGCAGACGACCGGATGGATGCCGACCTGCTTCATCAGCACGATGTCGCGGGCGAATTCGGCCATCGCCTCGTCGTCGCCCATGGCATTGCCGCCGAACTTCACCACCACCACGGCGCCGGAATAGCGCTGCATGTAAGGCAGGGCCTCGGACAGAGTGCGGGCGGTGGCGATCCAGTCACGGTTCATCTTCTGCTTTCTCATCGAAGGCCCCTGTTCGTCGCGCCCGACCCTAGGACGCGGGCGCCGATCAGTCCACACCGGCGATGATGGCGCGCAGCGTGGCGATGCCCTGGCCCTTGTCCGAGCTTGTGATCACAAGCTCGGGATAGGCGGCGGGATGCTTCTGCAACGCCTCCTGCACCTGCGCGACGGTGGCCTCCATCGCCTCTCTGCCGATCTTGTCGCCCTTGGTCAGCACCACCTGGAAGGGCACGGCAGAGCGGTCGAGCAGCTTCATGATCTCGTGATCGACGTCCTTCACGCCATGGCGCGAATCGATCAGCGTGAAGGCGCGGCGCAGCGTCGGCCGGCCGGCGAGATAGTTCTTCAGCAGCGCCTGCCATTTCGCCACCACCGCCACCGGCGCCTTGGCGAAGCCATAGCCCGGCAGGTCGACCAGATAGGCCTGCTCGCCCAGGGTGAAATAATTGATCTCCTGCGTGCGGCCCGGGGTATTCGAGGCGCGTGCGAGCCCATTCCGGCCGGTCAGGGCGTTGATCAGGCTGGACTTGCCAACATTCGAGCGGCCGGCGAAGCAGACCTCGGGCCGGTCGGCGGGCGGCAGCCCATCCATGGCGACCACGCCCTTGAGGAAATCGACCGGACCGGCGAACAGCTTGCGTGCCGCCTCGGCGGTGTCGGGATCGGGCTCGGGGGCGACGGGAAAGGCGACCTTCATGCCCGCACCTCGTCACCCAGCGCGATCTCGCCGCCACTCACCACCTCGGCATAGATGCCGAAATCGCGATGGCCGAACTGCGCCTCCAGCGCCTCGGGCATGTCGATGTCGATGCGGCCGGTCGAGGGATCGGCGCTGGTCGCCGGGCAGCGGCCGATGGCCTCGGTCACCCGCAGCTCGACATCCCCCACGGTCAGGACATGGCCGATCAGATCGCGTTCGGCATAGGGCGCCCAGCCCTCCAGCCAGAGATTGCCGCGCCAGCGTTCGACGCCCAAAGCCATTCCCAGCCGGGATTCCAGATCCGCCAGGCTCGACAGCGACAGGATCGAGACCCAGGGCTGGTTGACATCGGTCCAGCCGGTCGGCCCGCGCACCAGGCGGGTGGGCGCGGGTTTCCCCTCGGACCAGAGCGGGCGGACCCAGTCCACCAGCCGCGCGCCCTCGGTCTCGGGGTCGAAGTCCAGATCGGGCAGGCCGGGATGGGTCAGGCGGATCCGCCCCTCCTCCGCGCCCTCGCCCCAGCCGCCCTGCACCGCCTGCAGCCCGGCCG from Paracoccus sp. MA carries:
- the rplI gene encoding 50S ribosomal protein L9, with amino-acid sequence MQVILLERVAKLGQMGEVVKVKDGFARNYLLPQGKALRASDANVKAFEERKAELAARNDESRAEAEKIAAKLDGQAFVIIRSASDAGALYGSVTPRDAADVANAEGFAIERRQVVLTAPIKELGLHEVRVHLHPEVDVTIKLNVARSAEEAELQASGKSIQELAAEEEAAAEFEIAELFDDIGSAGRDEDEAAN
- the rpsR gene encoding 30S ribosomal protein S18, coding for MANKPFFRRRKVCPFSGDNAPAIDYKDTRLLQRYISERGKIVPSRITAVSAKKQRELARAIKRARFLALLPYAVK
- the argB gene encoding acetylglutamate kinase, which translates into the protein MNRDWIATARTLSEALPYMQRYSGAVVVVKFGGNAMGDDEAMAEFARDIVLMKQVGIHPVVCHGGGPMINDLLGKLGIESRFVRGKRVTTRETVEVVEMVLSGLVNKRIVQAINDAGGRAVGISGKDDDLMVCEPDDPELGFVGRPVEMNVQIIRDLYNAGLIPVIAPVATGMEDNETFNVNGDTAAGAIAGALRADRLLLLTDVSGVKDASGEVVTAMHPDQVRAMIADGTIAGGMIPKTETALKALEEGVRAVVILDGRVPNACLLELFTEHGAGSLIRSTEPRVKPRGLRQGDSGL
- a CDS encoding histidine phosphatase family protein, translated to MTPLGHCRLILTRHAKSSWDDPAQPDHDRPLNARGRRSARELGDWLASRGYEPEEVLCSTAERTRETWAGIAMAPLEVRPHIRYEPGLYHAAPEKMLEILRSASAPTVMMIGHNPGIAEFAAMLPARAPLDPDFRRYPTAATLVVDFQIDDWSELGPAQGSVLDFVRMDGRA
- a CDS encoding 1-phosphofructokinase family hexose kinase; translation: MEQAPILTITLNPALDVTTAAERVVPDIKLRCAAPRFDPGGGGINVSRAIRAMGGDSTALVALGGATGQRIAGLLEETGVPLVTLPAPGETRQSLTVDDRTIRQQYRFVMPGPEWSEADVEAALEAAAGAAEPGALVVLSGSNPPGVPAGFAALLAERLRGSGARLIVDTSGKALAEVAAASDRRVEILRMDDEEAEGLAGRPLPYRADTADFAASLVASGAAHGVIVARGRDGNIIATDKGIWHAEAARVQVVSKVGAGDSFLAGFTLGHARGWPVCDALGLAAAAASATVLTPATELCRGEDVERLFAARVVTQMRGGTAA
- the yihA gene encoding ribosome biogenesis GTP-binding protein YihA/YsxC — its product is MKVAFPVAPEPDPDTAEAARKLFAGPVDFLKGVVAMDGLPPADRPEVCFAGRSNVGKSSLINALTGRNGLARASNTPGRTQEINYFTLGEQAYLVDLPGYGFAKAPVAVVAKWQALLKNYLAGRPTLRRAFTLIDSRHGVKDVDHEIMKLLDRSAVPFQVVLTKGDKIGREAMEATVAQVQEALQKHPAAYPELVITSSDKGQGIATLRAIIAGVD
- the tig gene encoding trigger factor codes for the protein MQVKETQNEGLKRGYEFTLPAADLAAQVDAKLKEAQPEIEMKGFRKGKVPMALLKKQFGQRVMGDAMQEAIDKALRDHLEKSGDRPAVQPKIEMVNGETWKEGDDVVVTVNYEALPAIPEADLSGVELERLVVEASEEQVNEALENLAKNAQSFEDRKKGSKAKEGDQIVIDFKGMVDGEAFEGGTAEDYPLVLGSKSFIPGFEDQLVGAKAGDEIKVEVKFPEDYGHPALAGKDAVFETTVKAVKAPKPAELDDELAKKFGAESLEALKGQIRERLEAEYKGASRQVLKRALLDKLDALVQFDLPESLVEAEAHQIAHQLWHEDHPEEHGHDHGEIEPTDEHKKLAERRVRLGLLLAEIGQKAEITVSDQEMTQAVLRQARQFPGQERAFFEFIQQNPQAQQQLRAPIFEDKVVDHIVEGAKVSEKPVTKEELEKAIEALDQA
- a CDS encoding MOSC domain-containing protein; amino-acid sequence: MTARIARIRRHPIKAIGGEDLRRTRLAAARRLPGDRIWALLTEGGERHVGAEPQRWLPKSCFLRGAASAGLQAVQGGWGEGAEEGRIRLTHPGLPDLDFDPETEGARLVDWVRPLWSEGKPAPTRLVRGPTGWTDVNQPWVSILSLSSLADLESRLGMALGVERWRGNLWLEGWAPYAERDLIGHVLTVGDVELRVTEAIGRCPATSADPSTGRIDIDMPEALEAQFGHRDFGIYAEVVSGGEIALGDEVRA
- a CDS encoding metallopeptidase family protein; amino-acid sequence: MLDWKDAEAPDAAMIEELAREAIAGLPPEFAGPAAQVVLRIEDFASEEFLDELEIDDPLELTGLYDGVPMTEKSASEPQHFPDTVWLFRRAILDEWASRGDVTLGALVAHVVVHEFAHHFGWSDDDIAAIDRWWE
- the gltX gene encoding glutamate--tRNA ligase; translation: MTTTRFAPSPTGHIHVGNLRTALMNYLIARKAGGTFILRLDDTDRERSKQEYADGIQRDLEWLGLQWDRIERQSDRLDRYAEAAQGLRQAGRLYEVFETPTELDLKRKKQLNMGKPPVYDRAGLKLSAEDKDRLRAEGRDGYWRFLLDQERIEWPDGILGEISIDAASVSDPVLIRADGQVLYTFASSVDDAEMGVTHIVRGADHVTNTATQIQIIRALGSEPPAFAHHSLLTGAQGEELSKRLGTLSIKDLRESGVAPEALLSLMARLGSSQPVELRMSLDELAEGFELSQFGASPTKFDAEDLWPLTREANQARPFAEVRDRIAALGVPDELAERFWRVASQNMTRLDDLAGWWEIFSNGAEPQVDPEDADFIAEAMKLLPPPPYTDATWGEFTNAVKAATGRKGKGLFMPLRKALTGQAHGPDMSEVMPLLQVVRARG